A portion of the Algisphaera agarilytica genome contains these proteins:
- a CDS encoding glycosyltransferase family 4 protein has translation MKIQYMAPQAFFVERGTPISIDYMMRSLSDLRHEVDLCVYREGEPRSYERVSIHRANYPDWLGTIGPGFSLKKLIADLWLIKKVWSVHRKAKPDVIHAGEEMVFVAMLFKLFYGTPYIYDMDSSLAQQLVEKKGFLRPLSGFFNWCEGLAIRGAAACAPVCNALGELAEEAGAKRVVVLHDISQLADPDREATGSLREELDIPEGRPILMYVGNLEFYQGVDLLLRGYAKAVEQGVEVDLVIAGGVDADIDDYRARVETRGLRGRAHVIGRWPADRLDELLAEADILAAPRIEGINTPQKIFPYMHSGRPVLMTDLTTHNQVVDSSVCMLADPTPEAFAEAIGELAASPDLRAKLGAAGRAFVEADFTYNAHCRRMEELYNNLGPSNTPPESEPAMDSFKGTASTDSA, from the coding sequence ATGAAGATTCAATACATGGCCCCCCAAGCGTTTTTCGTCGAGCGCGGCACGCCGATCTCGATCGACTACATGATGCGGTCGCTGAGCGATCTGCGTCACGAGGTCGATCTGTGTGTGTACCGCGAGGGCGAACCGCGCAGCTACGAACGCGTGTCCATCCACCGGGCCAACTACCCGGATTGGCTGGGCACCATCGGTCCGGGCTTCTCGCTGAAGAAGCTGATTGCCGACCTGTGGCTGATCAAGAAGGTTTGGAGCGTCCACCGCAAGGCCAAGCCGGACGTGATCCATGCGGGCGAAGAGATGGTCTTCGTCGCGATGCTGTTCAAGCTTTTCTACGGCACGCCGTATATCTACGACATGGACTCTTCGCTGGCCCAGCAGCTGGTCGAGAAGAAGGGTTTCCTGCGTCCGCTATCGGGCTTCTTTAATTGGTGTGAAGGCCTGGCGATACGCGGCGCGGCGGCGTGTGCCCCGGTCTGTAACGCGTTGGGCGAACTCGCCGAGGAGGCGGGGGCCAAGCGGGTGGTGGTGCTGCACGACATCTCCCAGCTCGCCGACCCCGATCGAGAAGCGACCGGCAGCCTGCGTGAAGAGCTCGATATCCCCGAGGGTCGGCCGATCCTGATGTACGTTGGGAACCTCGAGTTTTACCAAGGGGTCGATTTGCTGCTCCGTGGTTATGCCAAAGCCGTCGAGCAAGGGGTGGAGGTCGATCTGGTGATCGCCGGCGGTGTCGATGCGGACATCGACGACTACCGCGCCCGGGTCGAGACGCGGGGGCTGCGTGGGCGTGCCCACGTGATCGGGCGCTGGCCGGCGGATCGGCTCGATGAACTGCTCGCCGAGGCCGACATCCTGGCGGCGCCGCGGATCGAGGGGATCAATACCCCGCAGAAGATTTTCCCGTACATGCATTCGGGTCGGCCGGTACTAATGACCGATCTGACGACGCACAACCAGGTGGTGGATTCGAGCGTCTGCATGCTCGCCGACCCAACCCCCGAGGCGTTTGCCGAGGCGATCGGCGAGCTGGCCGCCTCCCCGGACCTGCGGGCCAAGCTCGGTGCCGCGGGGCGAGCTTTTGTCGAGGCCGATTTCACCTACAACGCCCACTGCCGTCGGATGGAGGAGCTCTACAACAACCTGGGGCCCAGCAACACCCCCCCGGAATCGGAGCCGGCCATGGACTCGTTTAAAGGGACCGCGTCGACGGATAGCGCCTGA